Proteins encoded in a region of the Elaeis guineensis isolate ETL-2024a chromosome 7, EG11, whole genome shotgun sequence genome:
- the LOC105048860 gene encoding purine-uracil permease NCS1-like has protein sequence MPPVAEDVLEFEPDASLLDSDLSQVPATKRTLTRWGIALLWFSMVVNVPSYYLAGSLVDLGMSWWQGVATIILANTILLAPLILTAHPGTRYGISFPILLRSAFGVRGAHVPALLRALVACGWCGIETWIGGQAIFLLLPRSIQNSWYAHPIHWLGTSALEFSCFILFLLLQLAILWKGMAGIRVLQNYSAPVLLLLTGWLFFWAYFKAGGFGEMLSTPSRLGPSQFWSVFLPSLTASVSGWCPVALNIPDFTRFAVGQSDQIAGQLGLPIFMGLYTFIGLAITSSTQVIYGRVISNPIHLLAEIGGTFTIIVAILGISLATITTNIPANFVAPANVLVSLSPSTFSFVGGALFTGFISVAFQPWRIIESSESFVYTWLVGYSAFLGPVSGIILVDYYVLRRMVLDMNALYSANPRGPYFYSRGFNVAAIGALVVSVAPAIPGFLHKVGILKATSEVFVVIYDNAWFFGIFSAAVIYWVLSRWRWPQRVNTVPSVLEPLQPTMA, from the coding sequence ATGCCCCCAGTCGCCGAAGATGTGCTCGAATTCGAGCCGGACGCCAGCCTTCTCGACAGCGACCTCAGCCAGGTCCCTGCCACAAAGCGCACCCTCACCCGGTGGGGCATCGCCCTCCTCTGGTTCAGCATGGTGGTGAACGTCCCCTCCTACTACCTCGCCGGCAGCCTCGTGGATCTCGGCATGTCCTGGTGGCAAGGCGTCGCCACCATCATCCTCGCCAACACCATCCTCCTCGCCCCTCTCATCCTCACCGCCCATCCCGGCACCCGCTACGGCATCTCCTTTCCCATTCTCCTCCGCTCCGCTTTTGGCGTCCGCGGCGCCCACGTCCCCGCCCTCCTCCGAGCCCTCGTCGCCTGCGGCTGGTGCGGCATCGAGACATGGATCGGCGGCCAGGccatctttctcctcctccctcgcTCCATACAGAACTCCTGGTACGCCCATCCGATCCACTGGCTCGGCACGTCGGCGCTCGAATTCTCCTGCTTCATTCTCTTCTTGCTGCTCCAACTGGCCATTCTCTGGAAAGGCATGGCCGGAATCCGAGTGCTCCAGAACTACTCGGCGCCGGTGCTCCTCCTGCTGACCGGCTGGCTCTTTTTCTGGGCGTACTTCAAAGCCGGCGGCTTCGGAGAAATGCTCTCCACGCCCTCCCGTCTCGGCCCGTCGCAATTCTGGTCCGTCTTTCTCCCTTCCCTGACCGCCAGCGTCAGCGGCTGGTGCCCTGTCGCGCTGAACATACCGGACTTCACGCGGTTCGCCGTCGGCCAGTCCGATCAGATCGCCGGCCAGCTGGGCCTCCCCATCTTCATGGGTCTCTACACCTTCATTGGCCTGGCCATCACTTCCTCCACACAAGTGATCTACGGTAGGGTGATCTCCAACCCAATTCATCTCTTAGCAGAGATCGGTGGAACCTTTACCATAATTGTTGCCATCTTGGGCATCAGCCTCGCCACCATCACCACCAACATTCCTGCCAATTTTGTCGCCCCTGCCAACGTTCTCGTCAGTCTCAGCCCTTCCACCTTCAGCTTCGTAGGGGGTGCTCTTTTTACGGGATTCATCAGTGTCGCCTTCCAGCCTTGGCGAATTATCGAATCCAGCGAGAGCTTCGTCTACACTTGGCTCGTCGGGTACTCGGCATTTCTCGGCCCAGTCTCGGGGATTATACTTGTCGACTATTACGTACTCCGCCGCATGGTGCTCGACATGAATGCATTGTACTCTGCTAATCCTCGAGGGCCATATTTTTACTCAAGAGGATTTAATGTTGCAGCGATCGGTGCTCTGGTTGTCAGTGTGGCGCCTGCCATCCCGGGTTTTCTTCATaaggttggaatcctgaaggcaacGTCGGAAGTGTTCGTGGTTATATATGATAACGCCTGGTTCTTTGGCATCTTTTCTGCAGCAGTAATCTATTGGGTCCTTTCCCGCTGGAGATGGCCTCAGAGGGTTAATACTGTTCCCTCTGTTTTGGAACCTCTCCAGCCTACAATGGCTTGA